From Primulina tabacum isolate GXHZ01 chromosome 2, ASM2559414v2, whole genome shotgun sequence, one genomic window encodes:
- the LOC142533723 gene encoding CBL-interacting serine/threonine-protein kinase 12-like, which translates to MAAAITSTSTATKVGKQKEMSGFLLGRYEIAKLLGHGTFAKVYHAKNLKTGEGVAIKVIDKEKILKVGLIGHIKREISILRRVRHPNIVQLFEVMATKTKIFFVMEYVKGGELFNKVAKGRLKEEVARKYFQQLISAVAFCHARGVYHRDLKPENILLDEDGDLKVSDFGLSAISEQIKQDGLFHTFCGTPAYVAPEVLARKGYNAAKVDIWSCGVILFVLMAGYLPFHDKNVMSMYKKIYKGEFRCPRWFSPELIRFLTRLLDTNPETRITIPEIMDNKWFKKGFKNVKFFIDDDKLCTVNDDTNNNDVECLSDQSLSESDSELETRRKIKSLPRPASLNAFDIISFSRGFNLSGLFEEGSDGGARFVSGAPVSKIISKLEEIAKIVSFTVRKKDCRVSLEGSRDGAKGPLTIAAEIFELTPLLRVVEVKKKGGDGTEYEDFCNRDLKPGLQSLVHGNVSDSSYLPSDTE; encoded by the coding sequence ATGGCCGCCGCCAtaacctccacctccaccgccacGAAGGTTGGGAAGCAGAAGGAAATGAGCGGCTTTCTGTTGGGCCGATACGAAATCGCTAAACTCCTGGGGCACGGAACGTTCGCCAAAGTGTATCACGCCAAGAACTTGAAAACCGGGGAAGGTGTTGCGATTAAGGTGATCGATAAAGAGAAGATCTTGAAAGTTGGGTTGATCGGTCACATCAAGCGCGAGATCTCCATTTTGAGAAGGGTTCGCCACCCCAACATTGTGCAGCTGTTCGAAGTCATGGCAACCAAGACTAAGATCTTCTTTGTCATGGAATATGTCAAGGGTGGTGAGTTATTCAACAAGGTTGCCAAGGGCAGGCTTAAAGAGGAAGTtgccagaaaatatttccagcaaCTGATTTCTGCCGTAGCCTTCTGCCACGCCCGCGGCGTCTATCATCGTGATTTGAAGCCCGAAAATATTTTGCTTGATGAGGATGGGGATCTTAAAGTGTCTGATTTTGGGCTGAGTGCTATTTCCGAGCAGATAAAACAAGATGGCCTTTTTCATACTTTTTGTGGCACGCCGGCCTATGTGGCACCGGAGGTGTTGGCTAGAAAGGGCTATAATGCTGCTAAAGTTGATATTTGGAGTTGCGGTGTGATACTGTTTGTTTTGATGGCGGGTTACTTGCCATTCCACGATAAGAATGTTATGTCTATGTATAAGAAGATTTACAAAGGTGAATTCAGGTGTCCGAGGTGGTTTTCTCCCGAGTTGATTCGATTTTTGACGCGTTTGCTGGACACGAATCCTGAAACCCGGATCACGATTCCGGAGATCATGGATAATAAGTGGTTCAAGAAGGGGTTtaagaatgtgaaatttttcattgatgatgaTAAATTATGTACTGTTAACGATGATACTAATAACAACGATGTTGAGTGTTTATCGGATCAGTCTTTGTCCGAATCTGATTCCGAGTTGGAGACCCGAAGGAAGATCAAGAGTCTTCCGAGGCCTGCTAGCTTGAATGCTTTCGATATCATTTCATTTTCGCGAGGTTTTAACCTGTCAGGTTTGTTTGAAGAAGGATCAGATGGAGGAGCAAGATTTGTTTCAGGGGCACCGGTGtcgaaaatcatatcaaaattggAGGAGATTGCGAAAATAGTGAGTTTCACCGTCCGCAAAAAGGATTGTAGAGTGAGTCTTGAAGGATCCCGGGATGGTGCAAAGGGACCCTTAACGATTGCCGCAGAGATATTCGAATTGACACCATTGTTGAGAGTGGTAGAGGTAAAGAAAAAAGGAGGGGATGGAACGGAATATGAGGATTTCTGTAACCGTGACTTGAAGCCGGGATTGCAAAGCCTTGTGCATGGAAATGTTTCTGATTCTTCTTACTTGCCCTCAGATACCGAATAG
- the LOC142533730 gene encoding CBL-interacting serine/threonine-protein kinase 20, whose translation MEKRTNILMHRYEMGKLLGKGTFAKVYHARNLKTGESVAIKIIDKEKIVKVGLIDQIKREISVMRRIKHPNVVQLYEVMASKSKIYFAIEYVKGGELFNKVAKGRLKEDAARKYFQQLIAAVDFCHSRGVYHRDLKPENLLLDESGNLKVSDFGLSALVESKRQDGLLHTTCGTPAYVAPEVISKRGYDGEKADIWSCGVILFVLLAGYLPFQDPNLVEMYRKISRGEFKCPNWFPPEVKKLLSRILDPNPYSRISVSSLMENYWFRKGFKRVECASFDVNKEDSPRSILEVVDSDSESCSGKKDEAQPTCSMKRLPSFNAFDIISNISQGFDLSGLFEEDTNNSKAEAWFTTQKPPSMVVSKLEEVALMESFKIKKLEGVVKMQGSKEGRKGQLGIDAEIFEVTPSFHVVEVKKTAGDTMEYRKFYDQDLKPSLKDIVWSWQGSGDNLQQQEGDFN comes from the coding sequence ATGGAGAAAAGAACCAATATTTTGATGCACAGATACGAAATGGGGAAATTGCTTGGGAAGGGTACATTTGCAAAAGTTTATCATGCAAGAAACCTGAAAACGGGCGAGAGCGTAGCGATCAAAATCATTGACAAAGAGAAGATCGTCAAGGTAGGTTTGATAGATCAAATTAAGCGCGAGATCTCCGTGATGCGGCGCATCAAACACCCAAATGTGGTACAGCTGTACGAGGTTATGGCGAGCAAATCTAAGATTTATTTTGCGATCGAGTATGTTAAGGGTGGCGAGCTTTTCAACAAGGTGGCGAAAGGGCGGCTCAAAGAAGACGCTGCGAGGAAGTACTTCCAGCAACTGATCGCTGCTGTCGATTTCTGTCACAGCCGTGGCGTGTATCATCGTGATCTGAAGCCAGAAAATCTACTCCTTGATGAATCAGGGAATTTGAAGGTGTCGGATTTTGGGTTAAGCGCCTTGGTTGAATCGAAAAGACAGGACGGACTTCTGCACACGACATGCGGAACACCGGCTTATGTTGCTCCGGAGGTCATCAGCAAGCGAGGATACGATGGAGAAAAAGCTGATATTTGGTCATGTGGAGTAATTCTGTTTGTTTTATTGGCGGGCTATCTCCCATTCCAAGATCCCAATCTCGTGGAAATGTATAGAAAGATCAGTAGAGGGGAATTCAAATGCCCGAACTGGTTTCCCCCGGAGGTCAAGAAACTTCTTTCCAGAATACTTGACCCGAACCCATACTCAAGAATCAGCGTCTCAAGCCTGATGGAAAATTACTGGTTCAGAAAAGGGTTCAAGCGGGTGGAATGCGCtagttttgatgtaaacaagGAGGATTCGCCGCGCAGCATTCTTGAAGTCGTGGATTCGGATTCAGAATCCTGCTCCGGGAAGAAAGATGAGGCGCAGCCAACCTGTTCGATGAAACGACTACCCAGCTTCAACGCTTTTGACATCATATCCAATATTTCCCAAGGATTTGATCTCTCAGGACTGTTCGAAGAGGACACGAACAACAGCAAGGCGGAAGCGTGGTTTACGACCCAAAAGCCACCATCAATGGTGGTTTCGAAGCTGGAGGAAGTGGCATTAATGGAGAGTTTCAAGATCAAAAAGCTAGAAGGAGTGGTGAAAATGCAAGGGAGCAAAGAGGGGAGAAAAGGGCAGCTGGGCATTGACGCGGAGATATTCGAGGTTACGCCGTCATTTCATGTGGTGGAGGTCAAGAAAACTGCGGGCGACACCATGGAGTACCGCAAGTTTTATGACCAAGATTTGAAGCCTTCATTGAAGGACATAGTGTGGAGTTGGCAAGGTAGTGGGGACAATTTACAGCAGCAAGAAGGCGATTTTAATTAA